The Pirellulales bacterium genome contains the following window.
CCCAGACATCCCGCGTTGTCAACTCCACCACCGACGAGCTTCCCCAGGATTTGATCGACTTGACCGCGGCCATCGATCACCTGCCGGTGGAATACCTGGAAATGATTCGGCCGGTGTTGAACCGCGTGATCGACAGCACGCGTCGCCGCCGCCGGATTTTGCACCTGGTGCAGGACGCCCTCAGCCAATTGCGGCTCGACATGAAATACCTGCTGTTCGACTTGGAGGCCACGCGACGCGAACGCGACGAGTACCGCCGGCAACTGGAAGCCTGAAGCGATGGTGTGAAGTAAAATGCGCGAAAGCGTTGCGACATGGGCCGCGCTGGCATAGGATGAAGAATTCAATGGTCCCCGACGCCACGTCGCACGCGCTCCACAGCAGGCGAGGGCAAGTCGGGCGCCGATTTTGGAACCGGGGAGCCTGCCATGGCCGAGCTCACGGCTGAACAAATCGCTCAGCGCGCGTTCGACCTCGACCTGCTTAGCGAACGACAACTCCAGGAAATCTGGGGCGACTTCGGACGTCGCAACGTTCCTGCCGACGAATTCGTGCAGTTTGTGCTGCGCCGTGAGTTGCTCACGAATTTTCAGCTCGACCGCCTGCTCAAGGGCGAACGGTCCGGCTACTTCTACGGCGATTACAAGGTGCTCTACATGGTGGCTGGCGGAAGCTTTGCCCGCGTGTATCGCGCCGCCCATAAGGAGACGGGCGTCGTGCGGGCGCTGAAAGTCCTCCGCAAGCGCTACAGCGACGACCCCGCCCAGCGGGAACACTTCGTGCGCGAGGGCCAAGTCGGC
Protein-coding sequences here:
- a CDS encoding transcriptional regulator, producing MTQTSRVVNSTTDELPQDLIDLTAAIDHLPVEYLEMIRPVLNRVIDSTRRRRRILHLVQDALSQLRLDMKYLLFDLEATRRERDEYRRQLEA